One Setaria viridis chromosome 5, Setaria_viridis_v4.0, whole genome shotgun sequence genomic region harbors:
- the LOC117857711 gene encoding protein DELETION OF SUV3 SUPPRESSOR 1(I) translates to MATAPAPADAKAEAAKMDLLEDDDEFEEFEIDQEWDDKEEGNEAVQQWEDDWDDDDVNDDFSLQLRKELEGASAQKS, encoded by the exons ATGGCgacggcaccggcgccggcggacgcGAAGGCGGAGGCCGCCAAGATGGACCTcctcgaggacgacgacgagttcGAGGAGTTCGAGATCGACCAAG AATGGGACGACAAGGAAGAAGGCAATGAAGCCGTCCAACAGTGGGAGGACGACTGGGATGACGATGATGTTAACGATGATTTCTCGCTGCAGCTGAGGAAAGAACTGGAGGGCGCCAGCGCCCAGAAGAGCTGA